The following are from one region of the Arachis duranensis cultivar V14167 chromosome 10, aradu.V14167.gnm2.J7QH, whole genome shotgun sequence genome:
- the LOC107470285 gene encoding F-box/kelch-repeat protein SKIP6 produces MSLSSSSSSSSSESESEPPTGICLIPSLPDDVALNCLARIPRPYHPVLSLVSKPIHSLFSSPHFYQARFLLNSTQHHLYLTLRSRASTLLWFTLHRTPSRILLVPLPSQPSPAIGSAYAVLGSTIYVIGGSINDVPSSHIWLLDCRFHRWRRGPSMRVGREFAAAGVVDGKIYVIGGCVADNWARSANWAEVLDPASEKWERVASPAEVREKWMHASAVVDGKVYAMADRGGIALDPRCGAWESVGTELDLGWRGRACVVDDILYCYDYLGKIKGFDVKSGVWKELKGLHKGLPRFLCGATMADLGGKLVVVWECGGGNGKDMDIWCAEIQVSKKNGELWGEVDWFQKVLSVPKGSSIVHCSSVAL; encoded by the coding sequence ATGTCgttgtcctcctcctcctcctcctcctcctcagaaTCGGAATCAGAACCTCCGACGGGCATATGCCTGATCCCCTCCCTACCTGATGACGTGGCACTGAACTGCCTAGCACGCATCCCTAGGCCCTACCACCCCGTCCTCTCCCTTGTCTCGAAGCCCATCCACTCCCTTTTCTCCTCCCCTCACTTTTACCAGGCCCGCTTTCTTCTTAACTCCACCCAACACCACCTCTACCTCACGCTCCGCTCACGCGCCTCCACCCTCCTCTGGTTCACTCTCCATCGAACCCCGTCCCGCATCCTCCTCGTCCCGCTCCCCTCTCAACCCTCCCCCGCTATCGGCTCTGCCTACGCCGTTCTCGGCTCCACCATTTACGTCATCGGCGGCTCCATTAACGACgttccctcttctcacatctgGCTCCTCGACTGCCGCTTCCACCGATGGCGACGTGGACCCTCTATGCGCGTCGGCCGCGAGTTCGCCGCTGCGGGAGTCGTCGACGGAAAGATTTACGTCATCGGAGGCTGCGTCGCTGACAATTGGGCCAGGTCGGCCAACTGGGCGGAGGTTCTTGACCCCGCCTCCGAGAAATGGGAGCGCGTGGCGAGCCCCGCGGAGGTTCGGGAGAAGTGGATGCACGCAAGCGCCGTAGTGGACGGCAAGGTGTACGCCATGGCGGATCGCGGCGGCATCGCGTTGGATCCCCGATGCGGCGCTTGGGAGAGCGTGGGAACGGAGCTGGACCTCGGGTGGCGAGGGAGGGCGTGCGTGGTGGATGATATTCTTTATTGCTACGATTACTTGGGGAAGATTAAAGGGTTCGATGTGAAGAGTGGGGTATGGAAAGAGCTGAAGGGGTTGCATAAGGGGTTGCCTCGGTTTCTGTGTGGTGCTACCATGGCTGATTTGGGTGGGAAGTTGGTTGTGGTGTGGGAGTGTGGTGGTGGGAATGGGAAAGACATGGACATTTGGTGTGCTGAGATTCAAGTTAGCAAGAAGAATGGTGAACTGTGGGGTGAGGTTGATTGGTTTCAGAAGGTTCTTTCTGTTCCCAAAGGCTCTTCTATTGTGCACTGTTCTTCAGTTGCTTTGTGA
- the LOC107470287 gene encoding shikimate kinase 1, chloroplastic, whose product MESKAIQRLQFPAMVYSDKGGRTVPSGSLNMSCGFMEHKKLRVFVSVPSVKIQQRKLPLKIACSYNKVPASTLKSESFKTPLSEELILKSKSKEVEPYLSGRCIYLVGMMGSGKTTVGKILSQVLCYSFFDSDTLIEEEVDGTSVADIFKHYGETFFRDKETEVLRKLSMTHRHVISTGGGAVVRPINWKYMHKGVSIWLDVPVEALAQRITAVGTNSRPLLHSEVGDAYTKTFMRLSSLFEERSQAYANANAKVSLENIAAKLGQKDVSDLTPTAIAIEALEQILGFLKSEDGYC is encoded by the exons ATGGAATCTAAAGCTATTCAAAGGTTACAGTTTCCAGCCATGGTGTATTCAGATAAGGGTGGAAGAACAGTACCAAGTGGTTCTCTTAACATGTCTTGTGGTTTTATGGAACATAAGAAGCTTCGGGTTTTTGTTTCAGTGCCTTCGGTGAAGATTCAACAGAGAAAGCTCCCTTTGAAGATTGCATGTTCTTATAACAAAGTTCCAG CTTCAACATTGAAATCTGAAAGCTTTAAGACTCCTCTCAGTGAAGAGTTGATTCTGAAG AGTAAATCCAAAGAGGTGGAGCCGTATTTAAGTGGACGCTGTATATATCTTGTTG GAATGATGGGATCCGGAAAGACAACTGTAGGGAAGATTCTGTCACAAGTGCTTTGTTATTCGTTTTTTGATAG CGATACATTGATTGAGGAGGAGGTTGATGGAACTTCAGTAGCTGATATATTCAAGCACTATGGAGAGACTTTTTTCCGTGATAAAGAG ACTGAGGTGTTGCGGAAGTTGTCAATGACGCATAGACATGTTATATCCACCGGTGGAGGTGCTGTTGTGAGGCCTATTAATTG GAAATATATGCACAAAGGGGTTAGCATATGGTTGGATGTACCTGTAGAAGCATTGGCTCAGAGAATAACAGCTGTAGGAACTAATTCTCGCCCACTTCTACATTCTGAAGTAGGAGATGCATACACTAAG ACTTTCATGCGTTTGTCTTCTCTTTTTGAAGAACGAAGCCAAGCATATGCAAATGCCAATGCCAAGGTCTCCTTGGAAA ATATAGCAGCAAAACTGGGCCAAAAAGATGTATCAGATTTGACTCCAACTGCTATTGCAATTGAG GCTCTGGAACAAATCCTAGGCTTTCTAAAGAGTGAAGATGGATATTGCTAG